Proteins from a genomic interval of Mycobacterium conspicuum:
- the bsaP gene encoding biotin synthase auxiliary protein BsaP, with product MSYNVYTGEPGGTAMPTAAQLGLEPPRFCAECGRRMVVQVRPDGWRATCSRHGQVDSADMEAQR from the coding sequence GTGAGCTACAACGTCTATACGGGGGAACCCGGCGGCACAGCGATGCCGACCGCCGCGCAACTGGGCCTGGAACCGCCCCGGTTCTGCGCCGAATGCGGGCGCCGGATGGTGGTGCAGGTTCGGCCCGACGGGTGGCGGGCGACGTGCTCGCGGCACGGACAGGTGGACTCGGCCGACATGGAGGCACAGCGGTGA
- the bioB gene encoding biotin synthase BioB: MTQAATRPTTDGVTDILAQARLQVLERGEGLTKDQVLQVLRLPDDRLEELLALAHEVRMRWCGPEVEVEGIISLKTGGCPEDCHFCSQSGLFASPVRSAWLDIPSLVEAAKQTAKSGATEFCIVAAVRGPDQRLMAQVAAGIEAIQNEVEINVACSLGMLSPEQVDELAAMGVHRYNHNLETARSFFANVVTTHTWEERWQTLSMVRDAGMEVCCGGILGMGETLEQRAEFAAELAELGPDEVPLNFLNPRPGTPFGDLEVMPASEALKAVAAFRLALPRTMLRFAGGREITLGDLGAKQGILGGINAVIVGNYLTTLGRPAEADLELLDDLQMPIKALNASL; this comes from the coding sequence GTGACTCAGGCGGCGACTCGGCCAACCACTGACGGCGTGACCGACATTCTGGCGCAAGCCCGGCTGCAGGTCCTCGAGCGCGGCGAGGGATTGACCAAGGATCAGGTGCTGCAGGTGCTGCGGTTGCCCGACGACCGTCTCGAGGAGCTGCTGGCGCTGGCGCACGAGGTGCGGATGCGGTGGTGCGGCCCCGAGGTCGAGGTCGAGGGCATCATCAGCCTGAAAACCGGCGGCTGCCCGGAGGACTGCCACTTCTGCTCGCAGTCGGGGCTGTTCGCCTCGCCGGTGCGCAGCGCCTGGCTGGACATCCCGAGCCTGGTCGAGGCGGCCAAGCAGACGGCCAAGTCGGGTGCTACCGAGTTCTGCATCGTGGCCGCGGTGCGCGGCCCCGACCAGCGGCTGATGGCGCAGGTCGCGGCCGGCATCGAGGCGATCCAAAACGAGGTCGAGATCAACGTGGCCTGCTCGCTGGGCATGCTGAGCCCCGAGCAGGTCGACGAGCTCGCGGCGATGGGCGTGCACCGCTACAACCACAACCTCGAGACGGCCCGCTCGTTCTTCGCCAACGTCGTCACCACCCACACCTGGGAGGAGCGCTGGCAGACGCTGTCGATGGTGCGCGACGCCGGCATGGAGGTGTGCTGCGGCGGCATCCTCGGCATGGGTGAGACGCTGGAACAACGCGCCGAGTTCGCCGCCGAGCTGGCCGAGCTCGGTCCCGACGAGGTGCCGCTGAACTTCCTCAACCCCCGGCCCGGCACGCCGTTCGGTGACCTGGAGGTCATGCCCGCCAGCGAGGCGCTCAAGGCGGTGGCCGCGTTCCGGCTGGCGCTGCCGCGCACCATGCTGCGCTTCGCCGGTGGCCGCGAGATCACGCTGGGCGACCTGGGCGCCAAGCAGGGAATCCTGGGCGGCATCAACGCCGTGATCGTCGGTAACTACCTGACCACCCTGGGCCGTCCCGCCGAGGCCGACCTCGAACTGCTCGACGACCTGCAGATGCCGATCAAGGCGCTGAACGCCAGCTTGTAG